In Erigeron canadensis isolate Cc75 chromosome 1, C_canadensis_v1, whole genome shotgun sequence, a single window of DNA contains:
- the LOC122585416 gene encoding transcription factor DICHOTOMA-like — MDYMFSPRNNENLLLNSDKLANHGNINLRQEEEQQPLFLHFPSPFLDNMDSTTILPNLDNHRISTDVCKTTAKLTTNNVTLKPKCSVRKKRSVGKKDRHSKIHTAQGLRDRRMRLSVHTARKFFDLNDMLGFDKASKTIEWLFAQSQKAIEEVTHETLQSDDANTQTEVGKENNECESPLSVCETESTTVMEITASTDLDDNLELHQTQQVSPFDIGDETSGKAIKSYPSVKESRSEAIRSSIARETTRDTMMMIKHLEKPAKQMFQLSDPSVDFNQSQLGFSKKNLADNHNMEEPSSCYPLEYSNTYHFLKHLNLDNTTTTSAKNNNTTGTYNLGNNNMTSISSTTSCSVFDYNKALAEPPAGWLNSRNTFLGFLGGWDTTNIINSRSMESANNGNDVNGHNNPASGIISSGFSNFHSQGR, encoded by the exons ATGGATTACATGTTTTCTCCAAGAAACAATGAAAACTTGTTGCTTAATTCGGACAAGTTAGCCAATCATGGAAATATTAACTTAAGACAAGAAGAAGAACAACAACCTTTGTTCTTGCACTTCCCTTCACCTTTCCTTGATAACATGGATTCGACTACAATACTTCCAAACCTCGACAACCATCGTATCTCCACCGACGTTTGCAAAACCACGGCCAAGTTGACCACGAACAACGTAACCTTGAAGCCAAAATGTAGTGTAAGGAAGAAAAGAAGTGTTGGTAAGAAAGATAGGCATAGCAAAATTCATACAGCTCAGGGCCTTAGAGACCGGAGAATGAGGTTATCGGTTCACACAGCTCGCAAGTTTTTTGATCTTAATGATATGTTAGGTTTTGACAAAGCTAGCAAAACCATTGAGTGGCTGTTTGCTCAATCCCAGAAGGCGATTGAAGAAGTCACTCATGAAACTCTTCAATCAGATGATGCTAATACTCAAACAGAAGTTGGCAAGGAAAATAATGAGTGTGAATCACCTTTGTCTGTCTGTGAAACCGAATCTACTACCGTGATGGAGATCACGGCTAGTACAGACTTAGATGACAATTTGGAGCTCCATCAAACACAACAAGTTAGCCCATT TGACATCGGAGATGAGACCTCAGGAAAGGCAATTAAAAGTTACCCATCCGTTAAGGAATCTAGAAGTGAAGCAATTAGATCATCAATAGCAAGGGAGACCACAAGAGAcacgatgatgatgatcaagCATCTTGAGAAACCGGCGAAACAGATGTTTCAATTATCCGATCCTAGTGTTGATTTCAATCAATCACAATTAGGATTTTCGAAAAAAAATCTAGCAGATAACCATAACATGGAAGAACCATCATCATGTTATCCACTAGAATATTCAAACACCTATCATTTTCTTAAGCACCTTAACTTGGAtaatactactactactagtgCAAAGAATAATAATACCACCGGTACTTATAATTTGGGGAATAATAATATGACTTCCATTTCATCAACAACAAGTTGCTCCGTATTTGATTACAACAAAGCTCTTGCTGAACCACCGGCTGGCTGGTTAAATTCAAGAAATACATTCTTGGGGTTCCTTGGTGGATGGGACAccacaaatattattaattcaAGATCAATGGAATCCGCAAACAATGGTAATGATGTGAATGGACACAACAACCCGGCATCAGGTATAATTTCCTCTGGTTTTTCAAATTTCCATAGTCAAGGGCGGTAA